A genomic region of Christiangramia sp. OXR-203 contains the following coding sequences:
- a CDS encoding triple tyrosine motif-containing protein, producing the protein MLFMLILSGLLVCDLQTYAQELPPVTNFSPNDYSAGNQNWMISQADNKNLYFANSTGLLEYNGERWRLYPVPNKSIVRSVKVVKEKIFTGAYMEAGYWTPRNNGELVFQSLISKFPDLNDGEQFWDIEYIDGQVVFRSFAGIYLYDLERDKVTKMANPTGKPVSNIFNFEDELYFQLVGEGLYKFEKGQPRQIISGEQLGDIAIMHLYDLDEDGLSMITGNSEFYKMRSGLLEQFYGQLSDNIGKPNALDALDLDNGNLVLGTVGSGVIEIAQDGRIIGRFDQNNILQNNTTLDLHLDQSGNVWTGLDYGISVIDLGSTFRSFQDNRGKIGSVYDSYKKDDLLYLGTNQGLYVKEDDSEEFQLIPGTNGQVWFLDEIDGNLFCGHNSGTFLIEGATADKISERLGTWIVKKYKEDLYIQGHYNGISFLRKEDSGFEDLPMLNNFPHSSKSIVVDKNLSIWIGNEHKGVFNLQLNDSLSAASNTINYKFEEESGITSGVFHFNDSLYYSSLANIYKFDQVEDRFDLDNSLNHLVSDVERVSGRMIVEEDDVLWGFSEEGIFSIEPEGIGSDYQLDYIFIDQDYRNIAVGYENINKLNNDRYLLGVANGYVSFDDTAADLDFEDFEISVDRITASSVDSLGVSLNSSEEIELPFRRNNLKFEFSAPIFKKYTNTKYSYRLVGLSSNWSTWSEEHEVSYENLNFEDYIFEVKARVGNSETEPAIISFTVERPFYLSTGAIILHVLIFLLILYAVHLMNRRHHRKYLAENERALKLKNLEAEKEIIKLQNEKLEQDMAGKNRELAVTTMSLIKKNEFLTKIKDQLKEYEKTGKVQSVINTIDKDISEEDNWKFFKKAFSNADKDFFKKIKSKHPELTSNDLKLCAYLRLNLSSKEIAPLLNISVKSVEIKRYRLRKKMDLDRETNLTEYILSL; encoded by the coding sequence ATGCTGTTCATGCTTATTCTTAGCGGACTTTTAGTATGTGATCTGCAAACATATGCGCAGGAACTCCCTCCGGTTACCAATTTCAGCCCCAATGACTATTCCGCAGGCAATCAGAACTGGATGATTTCCCAGGCTGATAACAAGAACCTGTATTTCGCAAATAGCACAGGTTTGCTTGAATATAATGGCGAGCGTTGGAGATTATACCCGGTACCCAATAAATCTATAGTTAGATCTGTAAAAGTTGTAAAAGAAAAAATCTTCACGGGAGCTTACATGGAAGCGGGATATTGGACTCCAAGAAATAATGGAGAGCTGGTTTTTCAAAGTCTTATCTCAAAGTTCCCTGATCTTAATGATGGCGAACAATTCTGGGATATTGAATATATAGATGGACAGGTTGTTTTTAGAAGTTTTGCAGGCATATATCTATACGACCTGGAACGTGATAAGGTTACGAAAATGGCTAATCCAACAGGGAAACCTGTTTCCAATATTTTCAATTTTGAAGATGAACTTTACTTTCAGCTTGTTGGCGAAGGATTGTACAAATTTGAAAAAGGCCAGCCCAGGCAAATCATTAGCGGGGAGCAATTAGGAGATATTGCGATCATGCATTTATACGATCTCGACGAGGATGGGCTTTCCATGATTACCGGGAATTCAGAATTTTATAAAATGCGATCAGGTTTGCTGGAACAGTTTTATGGACAGCTTAGTGATAATATTGGAAAACCAAATGCGCTCGATGCACTGGATCTTGATAATGGAAATCTAGTACTGGGAACAGTAGGAAGTGGTGTGATTGAGATCGCTCAGGATGGCAGGATCATTGGTAGATTTGATCAGAATAATATTTTGCAAAATAATACAACCCTGGATTTGCACCTTGATCAGTCTGGCAATGTATGGACAGGACTAGATTACGGAATTAGCGTTATTGACCTTGGGTCTACATTTAGATCTTTTCAGGATAACAGGGGTAAAATTGGCTCAGTCTACGATTCATATAAAAAAGACGATTTGTTATACCTGGGCACAAACCAGGGACTATATGTCAAAGAGGATGATTCCGAAGAATTTCAGCTAATACCAGGAACTAATGGACAGGTCTGGTTTCTGGATGAGATCGACGGTAATCTGTTTTGTGGCCATAATAGTGGGACGTTCCTGATTGAAGGCGCCACTGCAGATAAGATCAGCGAGCGGCTAGGAACCTGGATCGTTAAGAAGTATAAGGAGGACCTCTATATACAGGGACATTATAATGGAATCAGTTTTCTACGGAAAGAGGATTCAGGGTTTGAAGATCTGCCTATGCTGAATAACTTTCCACATTCCTCCAAAAGTATTGTGGTTGATAAGAATCTCAGTATCTGGATAGGTAATGAGCATAAAGGAGTTTTTAATCTTCAGCTTAACGATTCGCTAAGCGCTGCTTCTAATACCATCAACTACAAGTTTGAAGAGGAATCTGGAATAACTTCCGGAGTATTTCATTTCAATGATAGTTTATATTATAGTAGCCTCGCCAATATTTACAAATTTGATCAGGTTGAAGATCGATTCGATCTGGATAATTCTTTAAATCATCTGGTAAGCGATGTGGAAAGGGTTTCCGGTAGAATGATCGTGGAGGAAGATGATGTTCTATGGGGGTTTTCCGAAGAAGGTATTTTTTCAATTGAGCCTGAGGGAATTGGCAGTGATTACCAGCTTGACTATATTTTTATTGACCAGGACTATAGGAATATTGCGGTAGGGTATGAGAACATTAATAAATTAAATAATGACAGGTATTTACTTGGAGTTGCCAATGGTTATGTAAGCTTTGATGATACAGCGGCAGATTTGGATTTTGAGGATTTCGAGATCAGCGTAGATCGAATTACAGCAAGCTCTGTAGATTCACTCGGAGTTTCTTTAAATTCTTCGGAAGAGATAGAACTTCCATTCCGTCGTAATAACCTCAAATTTGAGTTTAGCGCGCCGATCTTCAAAAAATACACCAACACCAAATACAGTTACCGTCTCGTTGGTCTTTCTTCAAACTGGAGTACATGGAGTGAAGAACATGAAGTGTCTTACGAAAATCTGAATTTCGAGGATTACATTTTTGAGGTTAAAGCCCGGGTTGGTAATTCTGAAACTGAACCTGCAATCATATCATTTACCGTAGAGAGACCTTTCTATTTAAGTACTGGCGCCATCATTTTACATGTCCTGATCTTTCTGCTTATTCTTTATGCGGTTCATTTAATGAACAGGAGACATCATCGAAAATACCTGGCAGAAAATGAACGCGCACTCAAACTGAAGAATCTTGAGGCCGAAAAGGAAATCATCAAGTTGCAAAATGAGAAACTGGAACAGGATATGGCAGGTAAAAACCGGGAACTTGCGGTAACTACCATGAGCCTGATCAAGAAGAACGAGTTTCTAACCAAGATTAAAGATCAACTGAAGGAATACGAAAAAACCGGAAAAGTACAATCGGTAATTAATACCATCGATAAGGACATTAGCGAAGAAGACAACTGGAAATTCTTCAAAAAAGCATTTAGCAATGCTGATAAAGACTTTTTCAAAAAGATTAAATCAAAACATCCGGAACTTACTTCCAACGATCTCAAATTATGTGCCTATTTGAGACTAAATCTTAGCTCTAAAGAAATTGCTCCTCTTTTAAATATTTCGGTGAAAAGTGTAGAAATTAAACGATATCGTTTGCGTAAGAAGATGGATCTTGACCGGGAAACAAATTTAACCGAATATATTCTTTCTCTATAA